The genomic segment TTTTATACTAAGCATTGAGAGCAATTATTTGTTCGTTCTGTAATGTATTTTTGAGAGAAAGTTGTTTGGACACTTTATAAAATCTTTTGGGGTAATCTACACCATAAATCAcccaattataattattttttaatttggtaaTTTAAGATAATTTTTTTGGTCTGATGTGGCAAAAATTATAAacagaaaaagagaaaaagaaaaagaagttaACTGAGAAATTGGCTACCACGTTCGCGGAGATTGGGGAATGGAGGTGGCTTCGAAGCCCACGATTTCACTTAGACATCAGCTCAGTCATCTAATCTTgtgttttataaataatataggaAACAATTGTATGGTCAATATGGGATTTTACATTTTATACCTTCATATATACATTACTGTTTTCTCAAGGAACTCCATTCTCTACTTCCACCAACTTCAATCTAAATTGTATCTTTAGATTATCTCCATTTGTTTGTTTTATACATTTAAACCTTGTGAAAGGATTTGCATCTTATTATCTGCTTCTTCATGTAGCAATCAAACTTCCTCCACCTTTTGTCTTAAGCTAATTATATTTCTCTTAAATCTGCGATGATAAAATTCAATTATATAAGGaacaaaaaattaaatgaataatattTGAAGGGTACAGAAAATTATGTTATCCAAATTTGAGGTATGCGTAGAATACAAGTTGTCTTCAACATGtatatgttcaaaaatttaagttaattacatATATTTGGAAGATTATATCTTATTTCTTCTGAagcaaaatataaaaaatgagtactttaaatgaaataaaaaattataaataatactgTAGATTAAAAAAGTTTTAAAGAAAGAATTAATAGGATAAGGCCAATGAAGTAAATTACCACAATTAATGCTTCTTCCCCAGTCTGCCCATtatagaattgaaaattttttgcGTCCATTTTTGTTGCCGCCCTTCATCCATCTCCTCATAGATATTACATTTTCGCTTTATAAGGGAACTGTTAGCTATTAATCTATTATCAGCATAGTGTTGCTGGATATCTTCAAGATTTGCACAACACTGACTACTATGCAGCTCTTGTATTTGTTCCATCTCTTCCAAATCTCTCTCATACACTACTTTAACACCGCACTTCTTCACCTTAACACTATATTTATCTTTGAATTTGAGAAATTAGCTACCCTCGGCAGCCCAAGACCAAGCAACATGCTCAACTTGGAAGGCAATATAACCACGTAATGTTTGGGTTTATGCtataataatatacaaaataattgtTTTGTCAATATGAGAATTACTTATAGTTCATGCGAATTTTGTTGAGTAAAATCTCGAATACACAAACGGAACACGAACAAcaatttaaacaaaaagaaaagaaacaataaGATAAGGCTCCAAATTatgtatcaagccactatctttaatATTCTACTCGCCTCCACTTATACTCGGTGCGCAAATGAGTTTTAAGCAAATAAATCTCGATGATACAATGAAACTCGATACTATTTCGTTTTGAACTAACGAAAATAGTTCACTAAGCACTAAGCAAAGTATAACAAGAAAATCAATTTTATAAAGAACTTCTACAATACTTTTTAAAGGAACTCTCATGTCTATTCATagagttataacttttaaaatatatcTTTTCTGAATAATCACATTGTTAAGAAGACATAATTATTCAACTAATATTAAttgtataattataattattcaaGTGAGATTACACCCTTCATTTATACTCATTAGAATActagaaatatttaaaaatattccgATATTCATTATAGTTTTAAGGTACTGTTTTCTTAATGAAGTTGCAGGAAATAAATGTGTCCATAAAATTTTGGCCATGATTTTTCCCTTTTAACTACAAAACAACGCAATCCGAATACCATTGAAGCAAGCATTGAATCACCCAAAACTACATTATTGGCACCTAATGGTATATTATATCCAATATGTCTTATAttattcttatttaatatttgttATATAAACATATGAATATAATTAATCCTCCAAATATATAAACAACAATTTTAAAGGTTTAAATATCGCATTTAACACATAACTTGGTGTTTGACAATCTCAAACAAAAATGAAATGGCGTTTTACTTAGCAGTCTGATGGAAAAGGTAAAAGACAATTATGATCCAAACCTTGTGAAAGGATTTGCAGCTTATTAGCTGCTTCTTCATGGAGCAATCAAACTTCCTCCACCTTTTGTCTCAAGCTAATTATATTTCTTCAATCTGCGATGATAAAATTCAATTATAtaagaaacaaaaattaaataaataatattttgaagaGTACAGAAGACTATGTTATCCGAATTTGGGATATCGAGAATACTACAAGTTTGTGTTCATCATGTAtatattcaaaaattttaagttaattagaTATATTTGGAAGATTATATCTCATTtcttgtaaaataaaaatatcaaaaatgaacactttaaatgaaataaaaattataaataataccGTAAATTAAAAAGTTTTAAAGAAAGAATTAATAGGATAAGGCCAATGAAGTAATTTACCACAATTAATGCATCTTCCCAGTCTGCTCATtatagaattgaaaattttttgcATCCATTTTTGTTGCCGCCCTTCATCCATCTCCTCATAGATATTACGTTTTCGCTTTATAAGGGAACTGTTAGCTATTGATCCATCATCAGCAGTGTCTTGCTGGATATCTTCAAAATTTGCACAACACTGACTACTATGCAGCTCTTGTATTTGTTCCATCTCTTCCAAATCGCTCTCATATTCCATCTCTTCCAAATCGCTCTCATATTCCATTTCTTCCAAATCGCTCTCATACACTATTCTAACACCGCATTTCTTCACCCAAACACTACGTTTATGTCCGAAAGATAGCCAAAGTTGATAGTATTCATGATCGAAGCAATCTGTTGCCCATAAATTCTTGGTTTCATCATGTTCACCACATTTGTCTTCCAAGGAAATTGGAAACAAAATGTCACGGAAAAATAACGAATTAAAATGTGCTCTTTCATTACAGGCTGCTCAAAATGCTCATTTACAATCCAGCCACACCAATTGACTTTTCGAATATTTCTACCCTGGAACATATATTCAGTCCAATTGGCATATCTAGAATATCTATCAAGGATAACAGCTTGACACATGAGTCCCTCATCCTCTGAAGCATCATAACTGACAAAAATGCAGCACAAAGCAACTCCCATCCATTGATTATCACTCAGAACTTCCAGAGGCAAATCTATCATAATCGTAGAGCCACCTATTTGTTGACTAAACCATTCTGGGATTTCACTTCCAGGTATAATAACATTAAACATTTTTCTTGAATTTCCAAATACCTGCAAAATAAATCTCTGATTGTTTGGTAACTAACACCATGAATAATTATGAGActgaaagaaacaaagaaattaaCGAACCTTAAGATGTTCTTTCAACAGTGTTAATGCATTGATGTTCTCAGCCAATTTGTAGCAGTTAATACCTAAAATCTGTCTCATATCCATTGAATTGCAAACTTTTGATGGATTTCAACTATTTCCAGAGAAGTACAACCATTTATTGTTACACTTTGTATACTTGTTGGAAGCTCAGGCAACGATTTAAGCGCCCTGCAACCTGACAATTCAAGAGTTTCAAGCTTAGAAAGACGAATAAGAGACGACGGTATGCTGATGAAATTGTTACCACTAAGGTCAAGTCTCTCCAAAGAGGATAGGTGAGAAATATCACAAGGAATATCTCCTTCACAAAGATTGCAGTCCCTTAAATTCAGCTTTGTTAATGAACTCAAACCTAACAACGGAGGCACCATAGGAGCCATGGAATTTGTCCTTCCTCTTGGATTACCTTTAACAGAGAAGGCAGATATTTTTGTAACTTGGAAGAAGGTCCCTTGCTCCCATTAAAAGATAGAACTTTATAACAACCAGAAAGATTAAGAATTTTTAAACTTCTGCACCCACCTATGCTGCTTGGGAGACTCACAAGGTTCCTACAACCtttcaaatttaacaaaacaagacTGCTCAGATTTCCAATTGAAAAAGGTAGCTCTTTAATGCATGTCCCATCTAAATAAAGCTCTAGCAAACATTCCATTTTGCCATCAATCTCTGAAAAGCTTTCAAGATTTGAGCAACCTGAAAGAATTAACTTTTCAAGAGATTCCATTCCAATTTTGGTTGGAAAACTCCTAAGACTTTTGCAGCCTCTTACATTCAAAACCTTAAGCCTCTTGAGAACTCCAACGGATGGATGAACATTTGCTAATCTAGTACAACCTTCCAAaaccaaaatttcaagatttGGAGTAGTTGAAGTTTGGTGTCTTCATCAGGTTTTCGGACCCTTTGAGGTTGAGCACTTTCAACTTATATAAAAGCtgttgaaaataataataaattagagATAAAAAGAGAATAACATAGGAAAGCTCATTTTTCTTGTTATTCTTTAatgttaataaaaatttaatctttCTTCTCAAAATAAGATAGAAAACAATGACCAAATGAGTTAATTCTTACTATGTTTTCCTTCCATAGTTGTTCAATGTTGCTATAAGATAGGAGAAGTATAACAAGGTTTTCGGTTGGAAATTTGAAGGCAATGATCTTAAAGGACATCCCATCCAATCTAAAAGCCTTAACTCATTAGAAAGATATGTTAGATCACAACAATTTGATTGACAAAGGATTATGAGCAGTCTTAATCTTTTCATCTTCAAGAAGGCATCCCGGCCAAAGTGAGAGTCTTGTTCATTTCCTAAGTAGGACAAGAATATGATTATAGATATATAGACCATTAGTATCTAAAAGTTATGTTGCTTCATCACTTTTTTTTGAAATGCCCATGACTAACACTTATATCGATGCATATTCAGACATAGATATGAAGATATGATATTCCAAAGAATCTCAAAAACAAtgaaaatgtaaaagaaaaaaattgaatagtACCAAACACACATATATAACACCTATATCCAAATTTGAACAACATATATAGCTTGAAAGAATTGGAGTTGATATTCACAAACTCACATTGCTAGTAGAGGCGAATCTAAGGTGGCAGGACCCTCCCTAAAATAgaaattactatttaagttttaaaaatttttaaaatattaaattaggaaagataaaattacactttgcccttctaaaattataaaaatttgatttaatcctttaagaattataaagatattgactataaaaattaaaatttcattcgccaCCCTCAATAATTGTTCTGCCCTACTGCTAGAAACCATGATATACACACAAGTGTTTGGCTAAAGAGAAAATGTAATAAAATAGATACAACCAAATGCATACATGTATGCATACATACCactctttttccttttattttttttctaaataccAAGTATTGaagatttttgttattttttaaaaaaataacaacaatcaacattataatatatatatatatatatatatatatattttaaatcttTATTGTCGATGATTATGCCTTCAATCATTTTTGtagcctaaaataaaaaaaataaaacataagacaaaaactcatgaattttatatttataattatcaatgcatgtttagcattattattattagttaaaattaataaataaaattaactaaataaaatatttttcaacaaaaGTAATTcaatgaaataaaattatttttatacctatGGTGGAggttcttttaaaaatatttataataaaaaatttaaatgagaAATTTTAGAATATACAAGACAAATGTACTCATTTTACTTCatgaatatttaaaataaacactttattatttttaaaaataaacacttaataaatataataggttATTTATGTTTTTGGTACAAAAGGTCATAGTTTTGGGTTGAATCTCAAATTTAATAAAGTTGCATCTTAATACCATGTTTGAATCAATTAAGCTAAAGttagaatatatataatttttatggaaTGACTCACCGTGTTTTTGTTAGcacatgataaacatctttctcCCAATGCAACGTTTTCGGGTTCATCAACAGATTTTTCCCTAACaatttttcttcccatttcttgTAGCAAGTCATGCATCCACAATTTGTTGTCTTTATTAACTCTTAGTAGAGATTTCTTAATGAGAACATCAATTCCAATATCCGGAAAAAACTCACAACCATCTAATACTTTTATTACAAAATCTTTCTCCTCCCCATTAAAGAAGCAAGCTATATCTAGAAATATGTTTTGCTCAGTTTGGTCCAATCCATCAAAGCTTATTTGAAGTCTCTCAATAATTTCTTTGTTGGAATCTCTTTCAAGTCTTTCTATTGCACTTCTCCATTGTGCTGCATCTCTATCACACAAAAAGGAACCCAAAACATCAAGAGCTAAGGGAAGACCTCCGGCATATTTTAAAACTTGTTTAGAAAGCTCACTAAAATCATTTTCTAGCCTTGTCTCACTATTAAAAGCTTTCAAATTGAATAGTTGAAGTGCATCATTGGCATTCAATGTTGTAGGCTTATACACATCATCAACTCGGTAAGATCGGAGCAAATGTTCGTCTCTTGTTGTTACAATAATTCTGCTCCCTAAACCGAACCAATCACGCCTTCCAACCAAGCATTTTAGATGTTGTAGGTTATCAACATCATCAAGAACAACAAGAATCTTTTTATTAGATAACCTGTGGTTAATTAAGGCAATTCCTTCATGAATATTGAAGAAATTAAAGTATTCCTCAGACAAGATTTGAGAAAGAAGTTGTTTCTGTAACGAAACAAGTCCACATTTATTTGAAACTTCTCGAACATCAGCAAGAAAACTTTTACCTTCAAAATGAGGTGACATTTGAGTGTAAGCAACTCTTGCAAGAGTTGTTTTACCGATGCCACCCATTTCACAAATTCCGATAATGCGGACATCATCTTCACCAATTTCTATTTTCGCATACAACCCTCCAAGCGTGAAGTAATTCCAACTAATTCATCATGTAAAATTGGATATGTTTCACATAATTTTGTAGATATCTTTTTAACAATGTCTCCAATAAATTCGATTTCATGCCTATAAACACAAACAAAAAAAGAATTTGGTCTCCAAACAAGAAATCAACAGCTAATGGACATGGATATAACATTCTAAATAGAGAAGAACATCATGTAAGcattaaaaaagaaaagagagaagatATAAAGGAATCACCTGTGATTTAAATGCCATCCCTTAATGTTTGCGACTTGAGTTAAAGCATTTCGCCACCTTTGGACCTTATCTTCATCATATCTCTTTTCATGTTCCGCAAAGGCTTCTTCAACTTTTCCTTTCTGTTGTCTTAAATCAGATGGGTCCACGCCATAGAAAACTGGAAACACTTTATAACCCTTGTCCTTTTTCTGCTTAACAATCTCAGTAAGTTCGTCCAAGCACCAACCCGAGGAAGCGTAAGACTCTGAAAATACGATTACGGAGCACCATGATTGCTGAATGGCTTTAAACAGCCCTGGCGCGATCTCTTCGCCGGCCTCCAGCTTTGGGTCATCCCTGAAGGTGACAATCCCAGTCCTTTTTAGAGCATCATAGAGATGATCGGTGAAGTTTTTGCGGGTATCTTCACCTCTAAAACTTAAGAAAACATCATATTTCTTTCTAGAAATGGAGGATGAAGTTGAAGGTAACGACAACATGATGAGAAGAAAAAGATATCTGACACTTGTGATCAAAATCAGAAAACAGATGTCAGATATCAGAAACAAACTAGAAAGAGTCTTTTAAATATAGGAGCATGAAGAAAGAGAAGAATAGATCAAATTTGCAAGGAAAAGTAAACAGAGGTTTGTAGGCAATTTCTGTGTAGATATCGAAGCATGTAGTGGTAGAAATCGGGTCACATATCAGAAAAGGAAGAATCCATGGAGGTAGTTTAATTATGGACGAGATATTATTATAAGTTTTTTAACGAGTGttcttataatatatatatatatatatattattagagTATGATAGCTGTTGTGGACGTTAAGGTAGTTTAGGCTGTTAACAGTTAGTTAAGTTGAGAGGGTTTGTATTATAAATACTATGCTTTGTATTCTGAAAATACATTCTCATTCAATCTTGATTAATAAGATTGATTTCTTGGTTCAATTCATAGCTctcaacatatatatatcattgaTTACTTCCTAATCCTAAAGGTAAACATTTGAggttattcaaaaatataaaagttttacATAATATTAAGAATAGACTAAAACCAGTAGCCGGCCATCCCCAAATTATTAATTTGTATACAAAATAGTAAACTATAAACACATACACTTCCAAGAAGTAAAAAGTAAAGGACAAGACGTTATCCTACTTTCACTAACAACCTCGAAGTTCCATCAAATGAAAAATTAAGGAAAAGAACGATGAATTTGTGGagaaaagtaaaattttgggAGAAATTAATTTGGGGAGTAAATTTGggagaaaatattaaaaataaaattgtggAGAAAATGAGTTTGAGGTAGAGGAGGGTTGGGAGGAGagaggagtaaaagttttggggacgTGTGAGGAGTAAAAATTTTGGGGGAAAAATAGAAGAGTAAAATTCTGGggtaaaatattcaaaaaaaattgaggtaaatgggtttgggtagaggAAGGGGTTGGGatggggagtaaaattttggaggaaaaTGATAggaagtaaaagttttgaggaaaagtaaaaatgtttaagagtttagggtaaaatgtaaaatattatagtttagtatttgatttattcaattattcgagttatttgaattcgaaaactcaactcgaaattagaaaaaaatgttCTAGTTGACTCGAATAATTCAATTAACTCGAATCAACTCGAATGATATATATAGATGTGAACCTATTAAAATTTGTAGGGTAAACTACACAAATAGACACTTAACTataaaaatttttcattttaggcacCCAAAATAAAATGTTTGCAATCTAAGGATCCACATTTAGTAGTTCGATCATTCTGGTTACATTCGTTAAAATTACAAATAACAAGTTGATGTGGCAGTTAAAAAAATCGGTATCATCACATATTTAGCCctcaatttttatatattatatcgaTTTAtccataattttaaaaaattaaccctcaaaaGTTACAAATACTCTCAATTTtatcctaattctaaaaattcaaagaattgtataaaaatatagaattttgAGAATTGTATAATATTAATATCTTTCTATAAAATATAGAATGAATCACTAATATTTTGAGAATTGAACAGTCAAAAACAGATTCCTCACTACTAACATGTAAATTGTTTATAAGTTTAAATCGATTTTATATTAGAATATTACTTCTTTTGA from the Gossypium arboreum isolate Shixiya-1 unplaced genomic scaffold, ASM2569848v2 Contig00286, whole genome shotgun sequence genome contains:
- the LOC128288786 gene encoding TMV resistance protein N-like; translated protein: MGGIGKTTLARVAYTQMSPHFEGKSFLADVREVSNKCGLVSLQKQLLSQILSEEYFNFFNIHEGIALINHRLSNKKILVVLDDVDNLQHLKCLVGRRDWFGLGSRIIVTTRDEHLLRSYRVDDVYKPTTLNANDALQLFNLKAFNSETRLENDFSELSKQVLKYAGGLPLALDVLGSFLCDRDAAQWRSAIERLERDSNKEIIERLQISFDGLDQTEQNIFLDIACFFNGEEKDFVIKVLDGCEFFPDIGIDVLIKKSLLRVNKDNKLWMHDLLQEMGRKIVREKSVDEPENVALGERCCTRLANVHPSVGVLKRLKVLNVRGCKSLRSFPTKIGMESLEKLILSGCSNLESFSEIDGKMECLLELYLDGTCIKELPFSIGNLSSLVLLNLKGCRNLVSLPSSIGGCRSLKILNLSGNPRGRTNSMAPMVPPLLGLSSLTKLNLRDCNLCEGDIPCDISHLSSLERLDLSGNNFISIPSSLIRLSKLETLELSGCRALKSLPELPTSINCYKLAENINALTLLKEHLKVFGNSRKMFNVIIPGSEIPEWFSQQIGGSTIMIDLPLEVLSDNQWMGVALCCIFVSYDASEDEGLMCQAVILDRYSRYANWTEYMFQDKCGEHDETKNLWATDCFDHEYYQLWLSFGHKRSVWVKKCGVRIVYESDLEEMEYESDLEEMEYESDLEEMEQIQELHSSQCCANFEDIQQDTADDGSIANSSLIKRKRNIYEEMDEGRQQKWMQKIFNSIMSRLGRCINCDKYSVKVKKCGVKVVYERDLEEMEQIQELHSSQCCANLEDIQQHYADNRLIANSSLIKRKCNIYEEMDEGRQQKWTQKIFNSIMGRLGKKH
- the LOC128288787 gene encoding disease resistance protein RPV1-like; its protein translation is MLSLPSTSSSISRKKYDVFLSFRGEDTRKNFTDHLYDALKRTGIVTFRDDPKLEAGEEIAPGLFKAIQQSWCSVIVFSESYASSGWCLDELTEIVKQKKDKGYKVFPVFYGVDPSDLRQQKGKVEEAFAEHEKRYDEDKVQRWRNALTQVANIKGWHLNHR